A stretch of the Equus quagga isolate Etosha38 chromosome 9, UCLA_HA_Equagga_1.0, whole genome shotgun sequence genome encodes the following:
- the LOC124244710 gene encoding zinc finger protein 407-like, producing the protein MYNCPKCDYGTNVPVEFRNHLKEQHPDIENPDLAYLHAGIVSKSYECRLKGQGATFVETDSPFTAAALAEESPVKERPLRGGRRPAAPEQVQQVIIIQGYDGDFALDASVEETAAATLQTLALAGQVARVVHITEDGQVIAASQSGAHVGGVAPGTVLPEQLADGATQVVVVGGSMEDHGVDEPLSPGGAMIQQVTKQEILDLAEASVPPPDAASALDALLCAVTELGGAEGRAGPEEKVRSGHKDVLVQLPSQEVSHAAAPPEAPEIHMFQDIQESPTAMEPVEVLTQVVRPSAVIASQEWAQVAFKKVVQGVLQFAVCDSAAAGQLMKEGVTQVIVNEEGTVHMLAREGSQIIMQEAEAHGQHVDLAESDGEISQIIVTEELVQAMVQESSSNFPEGATHYIVTELPPGVQDETGMYSHTVIETADSQEILQAGAALSAEAMVPNGTEQLTSMVIYTQDGSPAATVIQSQRESNELQEA; encoded by the coding sequence GCATTGTTTCCAAGTCCTACGAATGCCGTCTGAAGGGCCAAGGCGCCACCTTCGTGGAGACGGACAGCCCCTTCACCGCGGCCGCGCTGGCGGAGGAGTCCCCCGTCAAAGAGCGGCCCCTCCGGGGTGGGCGGCGGCCAGCGGCGCCCGAGCAGGTGCAGCAGGTCATCATCATCCAGGGCTACGACGGGGACTTTGCCCTCGATGCCTCCGTGGAGGAGACAGCCGCGGCCACGCTGCAGACGCTGGCGCTGGCCGGCCAGGTGGCCCGGGTGGTGCACATCACGGAAGACGGGCAGGTCATCGCCGCGAGTCAGAGCGGGGCACACGTGGGCGGGGTGGCGCCCGGGACGGTCCTGCCAGAGCAGTTGGCCGACGGAGCCACCCAGGTGGTGGTCGTGGGGGGCTCAATGGAAGACCACGGTGTGGACGAACCCCTGAGCCCAGGTGGTGCCATGATACAGCAGGTGACCAAGCAGGAGATCTTAGATCTCGCAGAGGCCAGCGTCCCCCCGCCAGATGCGGCCTCTGCCCTGGATGCCCTGCTGTGTGCAGTCACTGAGTTGGGAGGGGCAGAAGGTAGGGCTGGGCCCGAAGAGAAAGTCAGATCTGGCCACAAGGACGTGCTGGTCCAGCTGCCCAGTCAGGAGGTGTCCCATGCTGCCGCCCCACCCGAAGCTCCCGAGATCCACATGTTCCAGGACATTCAGGAGAGCCCCACTGCCATGGAGCCCGTGGAGGTGCTGACCCAGGTGGTGCGTCCCTCGGCCGTCATCGCCTCGCAGGAGTGGGCCCAGGTGGCCTTCAAGAAGGTGGTGCAGGGGGTACTCCAGTTTGCTGTCTGTGACTCGGCCGCAGCTGGCCAGCTCATGAAGGAAGGCGTCACACAGGTCATTGTGAATGAAGAGGGCACCGTCCACATGCTGGCCAGAGAAGGCTCTCAGATCATCATGCAGGAGGCCGAGGCCCACGGCCAGCACGTGGATCTGGCTGAATCGGACGGGGAGATCTCACAGATCATCGTGACTGAGGAGCTAGTCCAGGCTATGGTCCAGGAGTCCAGCAGCAACTTTCCTGAGGGTGCGACTCATTATATTGTGACAGAACTGCCCCCGGGGGTGCAAGATGAGACGGGCATGTACTCCCACACTGTGATAGAGACGGCAGACTCTCAGGAGATCCTGCAGGCCGGGGCTGCGCTCAGCGCGGAGGCCATGGTCCCTAATGGAACCGAACAGTTGACGAGTATGGTCATTTACACCCAAGATGGCTCCCCAGCAGCGACAGTAATTCAGAGCCAAAGAGAGAGTAACGAACTCCAAGAAGCCTAA